One genomic region from Salvia hispanica cultivar TCC Black 2014 chromosome 2, UniMelb_Shisp_WGS_1.0, whole genome shotgun sequence encodes:
- the LOC125208120 gene encoding serine/threonine-protein kinase-like protein CCR1, translating to MKVPLQLLYLFILAASAYGFGSMGPISASFGDYPLFCAIDASGKQAVICWDANNSSSSASSSSRFSTALPPMAALSGGDGFLCGIMADNSQPLCWGFNKTSDLVPDALKLNAYSHIASGKDHVCAIRGSYFSENVSGNVDCWDIVRVSNTSLISKQSIRFYDQNASSLVFTRLVSGDGFSCGVVLDGGIACWGPNSSSLAVSAESDNFVALASNVDSICGVSQRSGEIKCWGNTGITPPSGIRLVALAAGAQHFCGIREDNHGIECWGSFNASLIPKGAGFLSIASSEWLNCGIREGDLVLDCWFANVSSQVNFDPPLQLCSPGLCRAGGCGEGMFGFNASLLNEPDLTSLCVRKDLSICSPCGFNCTQGFFPSSLCSSNADRVCTPCSLCQNSTCEDVCKLKSSPQSQSQSHGEQLRQLLLIIGSSASGFLLILIAWCLLPRVARDEQGKKTRQCLSCFGKPDLEADGSVDQHAPATVAPCPGVAQVFRLSELKDATNGFKEFNELGRGSYGFVYKAVLTDGRHLAVKRANAATIIHSNSRDFETELEILCNLRHANIVNLLGYCAEMGERLLVYEFMPHGTLHDHLHGGLSTLNWTLRLKIAMQAAKGLEYLHKEAVPPIVHRDIRTSKILLDADWGARISDFGLLTPKEVDSEAEMKKDVYSFGVVLLEILSGRKAYDEECSPPGIVDWALPQIKQGRAAAIIDRYVALPRNVEPLLKLADIAELALREDPNQRASMSDLALLLDQLGKEGLVL from the coding sequence ATGAAAGTCCCTCTTCAACTCCTCTATCTCTTCATTCTCGCCGCCTCCGCATATGGCTTCGGCTCCATGGGCCCCATCTCTGCCTCCTTCGGAGATTACCCTCTCTTCTGCGCCATTGACGCCAGCGGCAAGCAGGCCGTCATTTGCTGGGACGCCAACAACAGCTCCTCATCCGCCTCCAGCTCCTCTCGCTTCTCCACCGCTCTGCCCCCCATGGCCGCCCTCTCCGGCGGCGATGGCTTTCTCTGCGGCATCATGGCGGACAATTCACAGCCACTATGCTGGGGATTCAACAAAACCTCCGATCTCGTTCCGGATGCCTTGAAACTCAATGCCTATTCCCACATTGCTTCCGGCAAGGATCACGTCTGCGCCATCCGGGGATCCTACTTCTCTGAGAACGTCTCCGGCAACGTGGATTGCTGGGATATTGTCAGAGTCTCCAACACCTCGCTTATCTCAAAACAGAGCATCCGTTTCTACGATCAGAACGCTAGCTCCCTCGTCTTCACTCGGCTTGTCTCCGGAGATGGCTTCAGCTGCGGCGTTGTTTTAGACGGAGGCATCGCCTGCTGGGGCCCTAACTCCTCTTCTCTCGCCGTCTCCGCTGAATCGGACAATTTTGTCGCGCTGGCTTCCAATGTGGACTCAATCTGCGGCGTCTCTCAGAGGTCCGGCGAGATTAAATGCTGGGGCAATACAGGCATTACTCCTCCATCCGGAATAAGACTAGTGGCGCTGGCGGCGGGGGCGCAGCATTTCTGCGGCATCAGGGAGGATAATCACGGGATCGAGTGCTGGGGGAGTTTCAACGCCTCCTTGATCCCCAAAGGCGCCGGATTCCTCTCCATCGCTTCTTCGGAGTGGCTCAACTGCGGAATCAGAGAGGGCGATCTGGTTCTGGATTGCTGGTTCGCTAATGTCTCCTCTCAAGTCAACTTCGATCCGCCGTTGCAGCTCTGCAGCCCGGGATTGTGCAGAGCCGGCGGCTGCGGCGAGGGGATGTTCGGCTTCAACGCCAGCCTTCTCAACGAGCCTGATTTGACGAGCTTGTGCGTCCGGAAGGATCTCAGCATTTGCTCCCCGTGTGGCTTCAACTGCACACAGGGCTTCTTCCCTTCGAGCCTCTGCAGTTCCAACGCGGATAGAGTCTGCACGCCGTGCTCTCTCTGCCAGAACAGCACCTGCGAGGATGTCTGCAAGCTCAAGTCATCACCTCAGTCGCAGTCGCAATCACACGGGGAACAGCTCCGTCAGCTGCTCCTCATCATCGGCTCCTCTGCTTCGGGATTCCTGCTCATCCTGATCGCCTGGTGCCTTCTCCCCCGTGTCGCGAGGGACGAGCAAGGGAAGAAGACGAGGCAGTGCCTTTCCTGCTTCGGGAAGCCTGATCTCGAAGCAGATGGAAGCGTGGATCAGCACGCTCCAGCTACAGTCGCCCCGTGCCCCGGGGTGGCTCAGGTTTTCCGCCTCTCTGAGCTGAAAGACGCAACCAACGGTTTCAAGGAGTTCAACGAGCTCGGAAGGGGAAGCTATGGCTTTGTCTACAAAGCAGTTCTCACAGATGGAAGACATTTAGCTGTGAAGAGAGCCAATGCGGCTACCATAATCCACAGCAATAGCAGAGACTTCGAGACTGAGCTCGAGATCCTCTGCAATCTCAGGCATGCCAACATAGTAAACTTGCTGGGCTATTGCGCGGAGATGGGAGAGCGACTTCTGGTCTACGAGTTCATGCCACACGGGACCCTCCACGACCACCTCCATGGCGGCCTCTCGACTTTGAACTGGACCCTCAGGCTCAAGATTGCAATGCAGGCAGCCAAAGGGCTCGAATACCTGCATAAGGAAGCCGTGCCTCCTATAGTCCATCGCGACATTAGGACCTCGAAGATCCTCTTGGATGCTGATTGGGGAGCCCGGATATCAGACTTCGGACTCCTCACACCCAAGGAAGTGGATTCGGAAGCAGAGATGAAAAAGGATGTTTATAGCTTCGGAGTTGTGCTTCTTGAGATACTGAGTGGGAGAAAAGCGTACGACGAGGAGTGTTCCCCTCCGGGCATAGTAGATTGGGCACTGCCTCAGATCAAACAGGGGAGAGCTGCTGCCATAATTGATCGCTACGTGGCTCTACCGAGAAACGTGGAGCCTCTGCTGAAACTTGCAGACATAGCAGAGCTTGCTTTGAGAGAAGATCCTAATCAGAGGGCGTCCATGTCGGATTTGGCTCTTTTACTCGACCAGTTAGGCAAGGAAGGATTGGTTTTGTAG
- the LOC125208121 gene encoding putative serine/threonine-protein kinase, which translates to MSEFLFLPPNLSNYRNQNIIDSNMKFTPSFLGCFNPSTPKFTEETDNDYVKEEEVGVTNVPHPNFRVFSYDELRVATQGFKNKIGEGGFGTVYKGRLIGDRFIAVKVVSVEVESMRGEREFISEIAALSDIKHDNLVTLKGCCVDGAQRLLVYDYMENNSLAQTFLGAEQKRERFSWELRKGVALGVARGLWYLHEQVNPHIIHRDIKASNILLDADFTPKLADFGLAKLFTDNVSYISTRVAGTLGYLSPEYAYSGHLTRKSDVYSFGVLLLEIVSGRQVVEYHVQHGEQFLVDKAWELYNAKSLLMLVDSQLNGDFPEEEALRFLRVGLLCVQEIARLRPAMSAALKMLKGEMSTEDVDISQPGLVSDLMEVKIRRRVSSNFTSSPASSSNSSFQAR; encoded by the exons ATGAGTGAATTCCTTTTCCTCCCTCCCAACTTGTCCAACTACAGAAACCAAAACATTATTGACTCAAACATGAAATTTACAccttcctttttgggatgtttcAATCCCTCCACGCCTAAGTTTACTGAAGAAACTGATAATGACTATgttaaagaagaagaagtag GTGTGACAAACGTTCCGCATCCAAATTTTCGTGTATTCTCCTACGACGAACTCAGAGTCGCGACTCAAGGATTCAAGAACAAGATCGGAGAGGGTGGATTTGGTACTGTTTACAAG GGGAGGCTGATTGGTGACAGATTCATAGCTGTGAAAGTTGTATCTGTGGAGGTTGAATCGATGCGCGGTGAGAGGGAGTTCATATCTGAGATCGCAGCATTATCCGACATCAAGCATGACAACCTCGTGACTCTCAAAGGTTGCTGCGTAGATGGAGCACAAAGACTTCTGGTCTACGATTACATGGAAAACAACAGCCTCGCGCAAACATTTCTAG GGGCGGAGCAAAAGAGGGAGAGGTTCAGTTGGGAGCTGCGGAAGGGGGTGGCTTTAGGCGTCGCGAGGGGGCTTTGGTACCTCCATGAACAAGTCAATCCTCACATCATCCACCGCGACATCAAGGCCAGCAACATTCTTCTTGATGCCGACTTCACTCCCAAGCTGGCCGACTTTGGCCTCGCCAAACTCTTCACGGACAATGTTTCCTACATCAGCACCCGCGTTGCTGGAACACT AGGCTATCTGTCTCCGGAATATGCCTACAGTGGCCACCTCACCCGCAAATCGGATGTCTACAGCTTCGGAGTGCTGCTGCTAGAGATAGTCAGCGGCCGCCAAGTCGTTGAGTACCACGTTCAACACGGAGAACAGTTCCTCGTTGACAAG GCATGGGAACTGTACAATGCCAAAAGCCTTTTGATGTTGGTGGATTCTCAGCTCAATGGAGACTTCCCCGAAGAAGAAGCCCTTCGATTTTTGAGAGTCGGGCTGCTGTGTGTGCAGGAGATTGCCCGGCTCCGTCCTGCTATGTCTGCGGCCTTGAAAATGCTCAAGGGTGAGATGAGTACAGAAGATGTTGACATTTCCCAGCCTGGCCTTGTTTCTGATTTGATGGAAGTTAAAATACGACGACGTGTTTCATCAAACTTTACTTCTTCCCCGGCATCCAGCAGTAACAGCAGTTTCCAAGCGCGATAA